One Candidatus Binatus sp. DNA segment encodes these proteins:
- a CDS encoding protease pro-enzyme activation domain-containing protein — protein MGWPRANPEAVLQMSAVLALRNQAELEELKVQLQQPGSPAYHQWFSIAQFMRRFGPTQSQLDELVDWLRRNHFTIDKTSLGTRMVRFRGTVADVEREQVTD, from the coding sequence CTGGGCTGGCCTCGTGCGAATCCCGAGGCCGTGTTGCAGATGTCCGCGGTGCTGGCGCTGCGCAATCAGGCCGAGCTGGAGGAACTGAAAGTTCAACTTCAACAACCCGGCTCGCCCGCCTATCACCAATGGTTCAGCATCGCGCAATTCATGCGCCGCTTCGGTCCTACGCAGAGCCAGTTGGATGAGCTGGTGGATTGGCTCCGCCGGAACCATTTCACAATCGATAAGACCAGCCTCGGCACACGAATGGTGCGATTTCGCGGCACCGTCGCGGACGTCGAGCGTGAGCAAGTAACCGATTAA